A genomic window from Gemmatimonadaceae bacterium includes:
- a CDS encoding YceI family protein, which translates to MIWNLDASHTNLDFAVKHMAISTVRGSFNVFSATGETNDAGMPTKLSMKIDAASVSTNNEQRDGHLKSADFFDVANHPTITFVATKIAGTPAELTITGDLTIRGVTKSVVLTGELSGEAKDPWGQPRRSLEVSGKIKRSEWGLTWNQALEMGGVLVSDEVKLSLSAQAVAAEPEGAETATA; encoded by the coding sequence ATGATCTGGAACCTCGACGCTTCCCACACGAACCTTGATTTCGCCGTCAAGCATATGGCGATCTCCACCGTCCGCGGCTCGTTCAACGTCTTCTCCGCCACCGGCGAGACGAACGATGCCGGTATGCCCACCAAGCTCTCGATGAAAATCGATGCGGCGTCGGTGTCCACGAACAACGAACAGCGCGACGGCCACCTGAAGTCGGCGGACTTCTTCGACGTCGCCAATCACCCGACGATCACCTTCGTCGCGACGAAGATCGCCGGCACGCCAGCCGAGCTGACGATCACCGGCGACCTCACCATCCGCGGCGTCACCAAGAGCGTCGTGCTCACCGGCGAACTCTCCGGCGAGGCGAAGGATCCCTGGGGCCAGCCGCGCCGCTCGCTCGAGGTCTCGGGCAAGATCAAGCGCTCGGAGTGGGGCCTCACCTGGAACCAGGCGCTGGAGATGGGCGGCGTGCTGGTCTCCGACGAAGTGAAGCTCAGCCTCTCGGCGCAGGCGGTGGCCGCGGAGCCGGAAGGCGCGGAGACGGCTACGGCGTAA
- a CDS encoding VOC family protein codes for MTRSAPTTLGFHHITLVASDARRTLAFYHEVLGLQLVKQTVNFDDPSSYHLYFGNAEGAPGTLVTFFEWPQAPRGRFGVGGVHHLAFSTPTYETLLKWKRRLQDLGLAVSGPMPRGYFTSLYFRDPDGQVLEIATAGPGYDIDEPMSELGQRVLGQQPHQLPGTRDDAAIARTTHPEPVPTITPDMALTGLHHITGMTDDIERTSDFYEEALGLRLVKKTINQDDPDTPHWLWANYDGTRVLPGSSWTLFGWNPRSPHARNGVGQTHHVAFRAKDDDEQLAWRDHLTSIGLQVSPVMDRQYFKSIYFQAPDGQLLEIATDGPGFAVDEAVLGAELKLPPWLESERTQIAEALGPLK; via the coding sequence ATGACCCGCTCCGCACCCACCACACTCGGCTTCCACCACATCACGCTCGTCGCCTCCGACGCGCGCCGAACCCTCGCGTTCTACCACGAGGTCCTCGGACTCCAGCTGGTGAAGCAGACGGTCAACTTCGACGACCCGTCGTCGTACCACCTGTACTTCGGCAACGCCGAGGGCGCGCCGGGCACGCTGGTGACCTTCTTCGAATGGCCGCAGGCCCCGCGCGGACGCTTCGGCGTCGGCGGCGTGCATCACCTGGCCTTCTCGACGCCGACCTACGAGACGCTGCTGAAGTGGAAGCGCCGGCTGCAGGACCTGGGACTCGCAGTCTCGGGCCCGATGCCCCGCGGCTACTTCACCTCGCTGTACTTCCGCGATCCGGATGGACAGGTGCTGGAGATCGCCACGGCCGGCCCGGGCTACGACATCGACGAACCGATGTCGGAGTTGGGCCAGCGAGTACTCGGCCAGCAGCCGCATCAGCTGCCGGGCACGCGCGACGACGCGGCGATCGCACGCACGACGCATCCGGAGCCGGTGCCGACGATCACGCCCGATATGGCACTCACGGGCCTGCACCACATCACGGGAATGACGGACGACATCGAGCGCACTAGCGACTTCTATGAGGAAGCACTCGGACTTCGTCTAGTGAAGAAGACGATCAACCAGGACGATCCGGACACGCCGCACTGGCTCTGGGCCAACTACGACGGCACGCGCGTGCTGCCCGGTAGCTCGTGGACACTGTTCGGCTGGAATCCGCGTTCACCTCACGCACGCAACGGCGTCGGCCAGACGCATCACGTCGCCTTCCGCGCGAAGGATGACGACGAGCAACTGGCCTGGCGCGATCACCTCACTTCGATCGGGCTGCAAGTCTCGCCCGTGATGGATAGGCAGTACTTCAAGAGCATCTACTTCCAGGCGCCAGACGGGCAGTTGCTGGAGATCGCGACGGATGGGCCAGGATTCGCGGTGGATGAAGCTGTACTCGGCGCGGAGCTCAAGCTTCCGCCGTGGCTCGAATCCGAGAGAACGCAGATCGCGGAAGCTCTCGGGCCGCTCAAGTAG
- a CDS encoding ribbon-helix-helix protein, CopG family, translating to MKTSTVTIRLDAKLERELTRLAKKLGRSRSDLVRDALRRQLALARFEQARRALLPLAEAQGIVTDEDVFADLR from the coding sequence GTGAAGACCTCGACCGTGACCATCCGCCTGGACGCCAAGTTGGAACGCGAGCTCACGCGCCTGGCCAAGAAGCTTGGCCGTAGCCGCAGCGATCTCGTCCGCGACGCACTACGCCGGCAGCTCGCACTGGCGCGCTTCGAGCAGGCCCGCCGGGCGCTGCTCCCGCTCGCGGAAGCCCAGGGAATCGTCACGGATGAGGATGTCTTCGCCGATCTCCGGTGA